A window of Photobacterium toruni genomic DNA:
CACAACCGATTAAATGTAATGAAATTGATATAAATTTAACTATCAGTATTGGTATATCATCATATCCCGAAAGTGGTACTACGCATCAAGCTTTACTAAAAAATGCTGACTATGCCATGTATGAACAGAAGTGGTTAGGGCGTAATGGCGTTTGTGTTTATGATAAACAATTACAGCATGAATATATTCGTAAATTAAAATTACGGGATAAATTAAAACAGGCAATCAACGCTCAAAAAATAATAGTGCATTATCAGCCGATTGTTGATAATAAAACGGGGAGTGTCTGTAAATTTGAAGCATTAGCACGCTGGTATGATGATGAAGAGGGGTTCATCTCTCCTGGTATTTTTATTCCCATTGCTGAACGCTATGGTTTAATTGGTGCTTTGGGTCAACAAATATTTGAAAAGGCATGTGCCGATTTAGATCGTATTCATCATTGCGGTTTTACGGATGTTGTATTTTCGATTAATCATTCAGTAAAAGAATTTTCACAGCATAATCAAGAATATATCTTTGATACGATCAATAACTATAATTTGCCTTATAGTGCCATAATGATTGAAATTACGGAGTCAACTGCCCTTGATGATGGTAAAAATATTATTGATATTCTATCGGCATTTAGGTCGCGAGGTATCGCAATTTCATTAGATGATTTTGGTACAGGTTATTCGTCATTAGCTGCCATTATGGATATTAAACCTGATATTATTAAAATTGATCGTAGCTTTATTGTCGATATTGAGCACAGCAAAGAAAGTCAGATGTTGGTTTCATTAGTTATTGATTTGAGCCGAAAATTGGACATAAAAGTTGTCGCTGAAGGAGTGGAAACACAAGCACAATTAGATATTCTTTCAACGATGTATTGTCATTATATTCAAGGTTTTTATTATAGTCCTGCAGTACCTATTGATGAGGCTATTGCAATACTTAAAACGCGTAATCATGATGTTAGTGATTGATATTAAGGTAAAAGTACAATCATACTTAACAGTATACTGTTATTCATAAAATGAGAGTGCTATAAGTACAACTCTTTATTTAGAAAAATTATTATTTGGTAAGTAATGCAAACTCTCTTTTTTGATTTCGATGGTACGCTAGTGGATTCTGAAACGTTTCATGCTAACAATTGGAGTACCTATTTAGCAACATATGGTGTCACGTTAACAGCTGAAGATTTTATTGAATATTACGCTGGAGTCACATGGCCTAAAATAGCGAAACATTTTATTGATAGTTATCAACTTAATGTAGATATAGTAACTATTACAACTGAAATGGAAGCATTGACCGATACTAAAATTCGTCAGCTGGGGATCCCTGCATTGCCCGGTGTTGATGCTGTGCTTCAAGCTTTTTCAGGAAAAGTACCAATGGCTGTTGTGACAGGAGCACCACGTGATTATGTTGAAGGTGTTTTAAAATTACATGGTTGGTTAGATTTATTTGATCAGGTATTTAGTGGCTATGAAGTTGAAAATAATAAACCGTCTCCTGATGTATATTTACAGGCTTGCCAAGTGATGAACGTGAAGCCGGAGCAAGTCGTTGCCATAGAAGACAGTCGTACAGGTTTACAATCTGCAAAAAATGCTGATATCTGTTGCTTATTGATTAATGCCCATCCTTCATTAACAACAACTAATGCTGATCATTCATTTACGTCAATGGTTGAGGCAAAACCATTATTAGATGCACTATTTAAAGATAAATTGTCGTTAGCTGCGGCGTGAAGTAAGCAATTATTTTGTACTAAGAATACGCTATGTTAAATTATGCACAATTGAAATAACTTAGATGGGTTTATGATGGAAAACGAAGAAATCATGACAGGTGATATGCTAGTTGAAACGGTTGAAAATCAGCTAGCTGATGGTAATCCATTAGTGGTAAAAGAAACATTAATGCGCTTAATGATGACAGGTACAGCACGTGATGAAGCTGTGCAGATGATTGCTTGTGCATTATCGATTGAAGTTTTTGATGTAATGAAAAATGATGGTAAGTTTGATTTAAAACGTTACCGTGAAAATCTTGTTGCTTTACCTGATATGCCTTGGGAAGATGATATCTAATTTATATCTGTAATGATTAAAGCCGTGATCTTTATCGCGGTTTTTTTATGTCTATTTTTTGTGAATTATTATTTTATATATCTACTGATAATCAGTGGGTACTATTGATATATAATTAAAAAATAGTAAGAAATATCTATTATTGTTAACTACTGTATATATATGACTAGTGCTAATAGATAAGGATACAATGATGAAAATTGGTATTCCTAAAGAGATCAAAATTCATGAGTATCGTGTTGGCATGGTGCCAGCTTCAGTAAAAGAAGCTGTATTGCATGGCCATATTGTTTATGTTGAAACACTTGCTGGCGCAGGTATAGGTTGTAGTGATGATGATTATATTGCAGTTGGAGCACAAATTGTAAACTCAGCACAAGCAGTGTTTGAATTGGCAGATATGATCGTCAAAGTAAAAGAACCACAACCGTCAGAGCGTATGTTGTTACGCAAAGGACAACTATTATTTACTTATCTTCATTTAGCACCAGATAGAGAACAGACAGAAGATTTAATTAATAGTGAAGCAATATGTATCGCTTATGAAACCGTAACGAATAACGAGGGACAATTACCATTATTGGCTCCAATGTCTGAAGTCGCGGGAAGAATGTCATTACAAGCTGGTGCTTTTGCACTTGAAAAATCACGAGGGGGGAGCGGCGTTTTAGTAGCTGGAGTCCCTGGTGTTGCTCCCGCAAATGTCGTCATTATTGGTGGCGGTGTTGTCGGTCGGAATGCTGCTCAGATGGCAGTCGGTTTACGCGCGAATGTAGTTATTATTGATAGAGATTTAGAG
This region includes:
- a CDS encoding HAD family hydrolase; this translates as MQTLFFDFDGTLVDSETFHANNWSTYLATYGVTLTAEDFIEYYAGVTWPKIAKHFIDSYQLNVDIVTITTEMEALTDTKIRQLGIPALPGVDAVLQAFSGKVPMAVVTGAPRDYVEGVLKLHGWLDLFDQVFSGYEVENNKPSPDVYLQACQVMNVKPEQVVAIEDSRTGLQSAKNADICCLLINAHPSLTTTNADHSFTSMVEAKPLLDALFKDKLSLAAA
- the ald gene encoding alanine dehydrogenase, producing MKIGIPKEIKIHEYRVGMVPASVKEAVLHGHIVYVETLAGAGIGCSDDDYIAVGAQIVNSAQAVFELADMIVKVKEPQPSERMLLRKGQLLFTYLHLAPDREQTEDLINSEAICIAYETVTNNEGQLPLLAPMSEVAGRMSLQAGAFALEKSRGGSGVLVAGVPGVAPANVVIIGGGVVGRNAAQMAVGLRANVVIIDRDLEVLRSLDRLFSGAVTCIYSTNEAIEKYVLAADLVIGCVLVAGAQAPKLVTKDMIRRMKAGAAIVDVAIDQGGCIETSHPTTHDNPTYIVDDVVHYCVANMPGAVARTSTFALNNATLPYILQLADLGYKTALTTNKHLLNGLNIYQGQVTNYSVAQALGYPYVSSVFA